The genomic DNA CCCCAGAGCGGGCCGCTCGTCGTTGTCGTCTTACGCAGCCCCCACGGCGTCTTGACCGCGATCCCGTGGGACAACGTATTCCGGCGCACGAGGGGGATCGGGATCTCCCGGCTGGGCGCGGGGGTAAAGAGCTTGAGGTACGCGGCCTGCGCGCCGACGACGCGATCGAGGCGCATGCGCACGCCCAGCCGATCGCGGATCGTCTGCACCTGCCGGTTGAGCGCGTGGAGCGTTGGGGCTTCGAGGAGCAGCGCATAGGCCACCTCGTGGAGCGCCTGCACGTCGAGCTGCCCAAGCACGTGATTGACGGCTCCAAGTGCCCGCTCGGAGCGGGCATCCTTGACCGCGAACTTCCCATAGACCGCCTCGGAGAGCACCGTGTGCGCGTCGGTGGCCTTGCGTAATGCGGTGCCACGGGGCAAGGTCTGCACGTCGATCGCGAGCGTGAGCGGGTGCTCGCCCATCAGCAGCGTGCTCAGGCTGGTCAGATCCCAGTCGCCGCGCACGTCCCAGCCGATCAGGACGGCCAGATAGGGATAGCCCGGCGCGCACGGGGCCAGGTAGTCGGCCTCCTCGCGGTAGCGGCCATGAAAGAGCGCGGGCAGCGGCACGGGCTGCACGTCAGGTAGCAGAAACGTGTGCTGGATCGTGCTCGCCAGTGCGCCCGCATGCACGTGGGCGTCGGGCCAGCAGAGCAGGTAGTGCTCGATGGCGAGCGGCGGGGCGGTGTCCTCGATGACGTGGTACATGCGGCGCTGGTTGGTGAGCCAGCGCCAGGGCCACGCGGCGCGCAGGCACGCATCCCGGAGCTGTCGAAGCTGCGCGCGCGACGTTTCCCCGCGCAGGATGGCGGCGATCACCGTCTGCACGGCCTCGGCATCCGGCAGCGTTGCCGTTGCGCGGGTGATGGTATCCTGCCGCCGTCGCAGCTGATCGCGGAATTCAGGGAATCCTGCGGCGTCCCCGATCGCCGCGTCGAGCAGCGGCAGCAGCTCGGCGACATCCTCCAGCGGCCCAAGCTGGGCGCGGAGGCGCTGCTGGATCGGTGCAAAGCTCCAGCGCCGCGTGCGCGAGACGAGGCGTACCGGGTAGCGCAGCCCGGCCCAGAAGTTGGTAAAGCGGGCTTCGAGGCCGTCCAGATCGGCGCGGTACTGGCCGAGTTGGAACGGCGCGATCTGCAAGCAAAGCGGGGTGGTCATCTCGTCCTCTCGATCTGCGGCACGATCACCGGCGTGCCGTCATACTGGAAGACCTGGATTGGGATCTCGCGCGGTACGTTGACCGGAAAGATCGCGTCGGCGTCGAGGGTGCGGGCGCGCACGGCGCGGCGCAGGTAGAACTGGACGCGGATCACGAGGCGGCGCAGGATCAGCAGCCCGTGCTGCTGGAACGTCAGGATCAGGCCCGCGAGCGCGCCCAGCAGCGTGCAGAGCAGCACGCCCAGGCCGTCGCCGAACACGAGGCTCCCCAGGCGGTGGCCCAGCACGCCGCCGCCGATCAGCCCGCCGATGTTCTTGATCGACAGCAGCCAGACGGCTTTTTCTTCGCCGCGTCCTAAGAATTGCTCAAGCTCGGTGTACACGGTTCCCTCCTGGTGGGGAGCAGCGCCGGGCCGCTCCCCACGGACCGGCTTAATCGAAGACGAAGGCGACAATGTCGGGAACCAGGCCGATGCCGATGCAGCCCATCAGCACGCGGGCGATGATGCCCTTGTTCTCGCGCGCCCACTGGGGGATGATCGGCTCGGCGATCCACGAGATGAAGATGATGACGAAGGCGAGCAGGGCGAAGCCGCGGCCATAGGTGGCGATCTTGTCGGTGAGGTCGCCGAGCTTATCTTCGAGGTCGCCGAGCGGCGCGGCGCTGGCGGCGGCGGCGGAGAGGTGGCAAAACACGGCGATCGCCACGGTCGCGGTGAGACGCTGGATGGTGGTGTACCAGCGGGTGAGCCGGGTCAGGGGGGTGAGCCGGGTCAGGCGATCATGCGGAACAGTGGTCATACGTGCAACTCCTTCGATACACGAGCCAATCAACCAACAGGGACGATACTGCTGTGTGCTGGTGGATGCGTTCGTCCTCCTTGCTAGGGGATGGTCAGTCGCCAGCGCTGCTGCCCAATCTGGACGGTCAGCGTGGCGGGATCGGCGGGCGGCTCGACCGCCAGGGTGAGGGGTGTCGCGCGCCCTGGCGGGAGGAGGAGCGGCAGCGGCGTGGACTCGCCGTCGAGCGGGAGCACCGTGGCTCCGTCCCACACGCCTGCCGCCTGCGGGTCAAGGGTGATCGGCTCGCTGCCGGTGTTCGTGATGGTGGCGGTGATCGCGAGGCGCGCATCCGTGCCCGTTCCAAGCTGCCGCACGTTCTCTGCGTGGAGCGTCGCGTGCAACTGGCTCACAACGGGCGCAGGCGGAATCGTGACCCGCACGGTGACGCTCTCGCCGGTCGCTGCCGTGACGCGCCAGAGCGCCTCCCCGCCGATGCTGGGCACGCGGTAGCGGAACGAGACGCGCCGGGTTTCCTTGGGTCCCAGCGCAGCCTGCGGGACGCTGGGCACGGTTTCGGCGACGCTGCCGCCGATCTCCAGCTGGTCGGCCAGATCGGTCCAGGCCAGCTCGGCGGTGCTGAGGTTGGCAACCTCGACCGTAAGCCGCGCCACGCTCAGGCCGGGCGGCAGATCCGCCGTTGGTGTGAGCACGGTCACTGCCTGCACCTGGACGCGGGCAAGATCGGCTAGCGCGGCATTGGTGCCGGTGGTGTGGATCGGCTGCTGGACGGTATCGGGGCGATAGACCGCCTCGACGACCGCGCGCGTGCTGCCGCTTTCGCCGCAGCGGAGCAGGGTCATCCCGGCGCGGCGCTGGTCTAAGACCTCGACCTGCTGGCGTCCGACGGTGCGCACACGCATGACCTCATACCGGCGGAGGGTACCGCTCGCCGGACGCATCAGGATCGTGCTGCCACGTTTGAGGTTGGTCATCAGCTGCTCGGCCTCGGCAGGCAGACAAAACACGCTGTTGATTACGGTCCCACTGAGCCACGCGGCCTGGTCGTCGGCCACAAATGGGGTCCACGTGCCGCCTAACACGCCGCTCGATGGCACCACGCGCAGCACGACGCTCGATCCATCCGCGCGGCGGATCTCCAGGCTGGTCGGGTCGGCCACGGTCACGGCGCCCGCCTCGCCCAGGTCGCCCAGCGCGGTCGGCAGGATCGGGGCAGGCAGTGCCGTGGGCGTGCTCGTGGCCGTCGCCTCCAGCGCGTCGGCGCTCGCCTCGGTGGGCGTGCCGCGTAGGGTGGACACGAGGGCATACCCTAGCAGCACGAGGATGGCCGCGCCCACCACGGCCCAGCGCGCCGGGGTCATCTCGCCGCTGGCCGCTCCGGTCGCGCGGCGCGTGCCCGCCGCGCCCGCTTCCGTGCGGGGATCGCGCTCCGGCACCTGGATGCGGTAGGTTAGATCGCTCCCGGGCACCAGGCCCAGCCCGTCGGCGCTGTCGCGGCCCTCGGCCTCGCGGATCAGGTCCTCGATGAGCTGGCGCTCGATCCGCGTCGGATCGGTGCCCAGCGGCGTATCGGGCGTGGCCTCGGCGTCCCGCAACGCCTTGCCCAGCCGTTCGGCGTAGTAGCGCTCGAAGCCGGGGCGGTCGGCCTCGGGGATCGCGTTCATTAAGGCGGCTATCTGCGGATCGATCTCCATCTCAGGTGCTCCTTAGGGCAGCAGCGCGGGCAGCGCGGCGATGTTTGTCACCATCACCGGCTCCAGGCGCGGCGATCGGGCGGGTGTCGTCTGCACGGCGGCGAAGTACGGGACCGACACGCTGAGCTGGGCGTCCGCGTGGGCGCGCACGGTGAGCTGGGCCGTGCCGCTCGCATCCGTGAGGGCCTGCCCCAGGAGCGTGCCCCGACCCTGGTCCGAGACATACACGGTCAGCCCGCCGATGCCCTCGTCCACGTCGCAGGCGCGGTTCTGGTTGCGGTCATAGCAGGCGCGCAGGCTGAGGCCCACCGCGATCTGCGGCTCCTGAACCGGCTGCGGCGCAGTGGCGGGTGGCAGCTCGGTAACACGCACGCCGGGGATCGGCTGCGCGTCGCTGGGTGATGGTGGCTCCGGTACAGCGGTAGGCCGCGGTGTCGGCTCACTGCGCGGCGGGCTGCTCGGACGCGGCGTAGGTTCATTCCGATCGCCTGCCGGTGGCTCCGGCTGCGGTAGTGGCTCCGGGGCGACGCTGGGGATCGCGGTTGGTTCGTGCGTCGGGATGGGCGTTGGCGTGGCGGGTGGCACCACCTCAACGCGCAGCGTGTACGTCCGCGTGTGCGCCGGTTCGGGCGGCCTGCGATTGCCGCTATTGCCCACGAGCAGATAGCTCGTGAGCGTGCCGACGTTTGGCGGGAGACACAGCTCCACCTGGCTGTGAAACGCGCCCGGCTCTGCGTCGTCGTTGCCTCCAAGGGGCGCGGCCGCGTCCTTGCCCGGGCCGTACACGATCAGGTTGGTGTCGATGCCGGGATGCAGATCTGCCGTCTGGATGCGATAGCAGATCCCGGCCTTGAGCGGGACCTGGAAAAAGTCGTTGTCCACGCAGCCGCTTGTGTCCGGGCAGACGAAGTTCAGCGCGGTGATGTCCTCGCCCACGGCGATCTCGCGGGCCTGCGCCCAGGCGTTGTTCGGCTCGAAGCGGTCCCACGGCGGCGGGGTGGGTGTGGCGGTTGGTCCCGGTGTCGTGCTCGGGCCAGGCGTGGGCGCGCTGGTCGGGGTCACGCTGGCCGTCGGCGTGCGGTGCTCCCAGGCCGTGACCAGGCTATACGTCTTCCACTCCGGGCGGCTCACAGCACGGTTCGTCACCTCGACGACGTAGCGGCCCGCTGTGGCGATCCGCACGGCGATATGGCTGCGCGACTCGGTGGGGCTGGCGTCGTCGTTCTCGGCGACGAGCTGGCCGTCGCTGGTGAGCAGCCGCATGCGGGTGTCGAGGCCAAAGCCGTGCTCGGTGTCGAGCAGCAGGGTCATGCCGCGCTGCCCGTCCTTGACCACGAATGAGAAGTAATCCACATCGCCCAGCGGCCAG from Herpetosiphonaceae bacterium includes the following:
- a CDS encoding PPC domain-containing protein, which codes for MMRWIRTISILLVLLTITAAARAAQPEQGTPTATPSTTPSATATATSTPLPSPTPEPDAFEPNDTADQATPIDIGQRLDKLSFWPLGDVDYFSFVVKDGQRGMTLLLDTEHGFGLDTRMRLLTSDGQLVAENDDASPTESRSHIAVRIATAGRYVVEVTNRAVSRPEWKTYSLVTAWEHRTPTASVTPTSAPTPGPSTTPGPTATPTPPPWDRFEPNNAWAQAREIAVGEDITALNFVCPDTSGCVDNDFFQVPLKAGICYRIQTADLHPGIDTNLIVYGPGKDAAAPLGGNDDAEPGAFHSQVELCLPPNVGTLTSYLLVGNSGNRRPPEPAHTRTYTLRVEVVPPATPTPIPTHEPTAIPSVAPEPLPQPEPPAGDRNEPTPRPSSPPRSEPTPRPTAVPEPPSPSDAQPIPGVRVTELPPATAPQPVQEPQIAVGLSLRACYDRNQNRACDVDEGIGGLTVYVSDQGRGTLLGQALTDASGTAQLTVRAHADAQLSVSVPYFAAVQTTPARSPRLEPVMVTNIAALPALLP
- a CDS encoding type IV secretion system protein VirB4; the encoded protein is MTTPLCLQIAPFQLGQYRADLDGLEARFTNFWAGLRYPVRLVSRTRRWSFAPIQQRLRAQLGPLEDVAELLPLLDAAIGDAAGFPEFRDQLRRRQDTITRATATLPDAEAVQTVIAAILRGETSRAQLRQLRDACLRAAWPWRWLTNQRRMYHVIEDTAPPLAIEHYLLCWPDAHVHAGALASTIQHTFLLPDVQPVPLPALFHGRYREEADYLAPCAPGYPYLAVLIGWDVRGDWDLTSLSTLLMGEHPLTLAIDVQTLPRGTALRKATDAHTVLSEAVYGKFAVKDARSERALGAVNHVLGQLDVQALHEVAYALLLEAPTLHALNRQVQTIRDRLGVRMRLDRVVGAQAAYLKLFTPAPSREIPIPLVRRNTLSHGIAVKTPWGLRKTTTTSGPLWGYDVDEGMPIHYDPFGQTGVENAHLLMVGRAGSGKTVTLLTLALRNAVAGAQIVHVDPIGKGRLLCEAVGGGAAFYEVATDAAINILDPVSDQLDRQIAIVTGKLRLLLGRSEQRGGRIHFTPRGFSNVEQGALDLALQTEHLYGRDSHRLTQMTPTTAPLLHVLVAALHVVAKAHTLPEAAELAREIELALLGSRAHLFNRPTTLRWDFGSQVISYNFKEADPSLLPLYYAHAFDALNRWVRSRERAARRQPLIVIIDEYFYMASVPELEAEVALATKTWRNYRAAMWTADQNATTYFGQAGLPSEWGPFTANNCLIKLFFRQEGSEAEVLGTAYRDHLHAGHVQQIKTAGTGECIALLGDTVHVLQVQLTDLESAYFLKTTTH